TTTCCATCAAGCATGTTGTAAGATAGATTCTAAGGGAATGTTGCCATTCAACCTGTTTAGCGAGAGGTCCAGAGACTCTAGCTGATCCATGTGTCCCAATGTTTTTGGGATTCGGCCACTGAGATGATTCCTTGAAAGGTTAAGGGCTATCAAGCCTTGAAGAGATCCCATTTTAAAAGGAATGCTCCCTGATAAACTGTTGTTTGAAAGATCAatacatttaagaataaagagaacTTTCACAAATTCAACATCCCAGCCTTTCCAGGAAATTGTAATTTTATTTGTATATCTAACGTCTTCCAAATGGTTTGAATTATTCTGCGATGCATTGACCATTGCAAGCAGGTTTGTAAGGTTGCTTGGAATAGCTCCTGAAAGGTGGTTGCCAGAAACATCCAGAATTTGAAGATTCGGAAGGCCAATTACCAGGCGTGGGATACTGCCATGAAAATGATTAGACCTTAAGACCAACACATGCAGCTGTGATAGCTTTCCAATCCAGTGGGGAAGGGTGCCTTCCAAATCATTATTTCCCAAATCCAATACTTGCAGAGATCGGCCTTCTGAAATGGATGAGGGAATAACTCCTCTCAAATGATTACCATTGAGCTTCAATGTATGCATGTTTGTAATGTTGCCCCATTCTGCTGGCAATTTACCTTCCAGATGATTCTCTGCCAAATCTAGAACACTAAGAGAAGAACAATTCCTGGTTAAATGAGGAGGAATGACACTGCTCAGCGTATTTTTTGAAAGGTCAAGAACCTCCAAATATGGAGTGCAAATAGAATCTGGAATCGCTCCGCTGAGGTTATTCCGCGACAAGGATAAGAACCTTGCATTTTCAAGATACGCACCGATGTGACTAGGAATAGAACCATTAAACTGATTCATCGACAGATCTAGCAGATAAGCTCCaaagagaggaagaggaagagaaccTTCCAAGCTATTATTGTGCAAATCTAGATAGTCAAAATACATGGCTAAGGTTTGTCTAGATGGAAATGACCCAGTTAATTGATTACAGCTAAGGTTCAAACTATAAAGGCTGGGTAAGTTCCATATCCAAGATGGAATATTTGTTTGGATACTGTTATCAGATAGGTCTAGATATTCCAAGTCGTATTGGGTCACAAGAAACGATGGAATTCTATCTAAATTGCAAGAGCCTAATGCCAAAACGGAAAGCTTAAACTGCGGAATCCATGTTGAATCACTGTTTACAGTTAACTGATTGTAAGAAAGATACAGGCTATCAAGACTAGTGAGATTATCGAATACGGAAAGGGAAATGAGGCCGCTTAAACTATTGGAGTGGAGCAAAAGGCTTCTTAAGTTAACAAGATTTGAAATTGTAGATGGAATCGTACCATTCAATTCGTTGGCACTAAGGTCAAGACTAACAAGGGAAGAAAGTGAGTCCACTGAAGGTGGGATTACCCCAGTTAACATGTTGTAGGACAGGTCCAATTCAACAAGTTTAGAGAGATTGAGTATGGAGACAGGAAACTCACCTTCAATAGAGATATCAGACAGATAAAGACTCTTCAAGGACGACACATTCCCTATAGCAGatggaatctcaccttcaattcCGGTATACGACAGATAAAGACTTTCCAAGGACAACGCATTCCCTATAGCGGATGGAATTCGGCCCTTGAAGGCTGTCCGTGAAAGATCAATGCTGGTTAGTGACAAAGAAGACTTTCGTTGTCCAATGAAAGAATTGTCTCCTCCAAGATTGTAATTCCCAGAGAGATCAAGAGAGAGCAAGCGCCCAGTCACATTTTCAATCCAAGCTGGTATATATGCTGACAAATAGTTGTATGATAGATCGAGATGGACGAGAGAGGTGAGGTTGAGAAGGGAATTGGGAATTTGTCCTCCAAGCCCACAGTCAGACATGCTGAGTTGTTGAAGGTTGGATAGACTGCCAACAACTTCACCCCACTCTTTGTTTACAGAGATGTTCACTTCAGCAAGAGAGAGGTATTCCAAGCTCATCAGATTTGATAAGCTTTCCAAACTCACGTAAAATTCACTTACATCACCCAGAAAGGATTCATTTACATAACCAGCAAATGACAAGTCAAGAAAAAGTGAGACTCTTCAACTTTCTATTATGGGGAGGACTGAATTTACCCTTGAAGAGGTTGTCACTGAGATCGAGGTGCTCCAACCGTGCAAGTTGGAACAGCGATGAACTGATGTTACCTTCCAAATTGAATCCACTCAGATCCAGTCGAGAAACATGGCCTGTGCGGAGATTACAACTGACTCCTCTCCACGTGCAGCAATTGAATCCGTTCCAGGAAGTTAGAGTGTTATACTCATCTACAACGGCTGCCTTGAAATCCAGGAGAAGATTTCTTTCAGGGAAGGGGCATGCAATTGCAGGGGAAGTGAAGCAGCataatattgttataattgcaaacaTAGCTTCCATTGTTTTGGAAACTAAAATTCTTATTATCTTTACTTTGAAAGAAAAAAGATGATCAGAAATCATGGGAGACGAATGATGAATATATCTCAACTGTGGTTAAATGTTGTTGTGTGAAGAGTGTCGCGTATGCAAAGAAAGAGTGTCACATCAACACTGTAACATTTTTGTCATTTTCAATGGGTGGAAAAGTCATGTGAAGGTAAGGCACAACAAATCCGAGGGTCCAATTTGAATGTGATGGGTATCGTGTAAAACAAGAATATGGTGTGTCAATATGGAAAATTAACTATGTAAATTGTGACTATATATTTTTCATTCCAATTATTTCCAACATTGACTGACAATTTTTATTAGACTTAAATCCCGTGCATTTCTTTTCCACAAATATTCGTATCGACCAGGAAAAGCTTTCACATAAAATTGAGATCGCTGGAAAACATAGACCAGATCATACGACTCACACAAAAATAGAACATACTTAAAAAATACAAGAATAATAAAGAAATCAGGGGCACAAACTAAATTTTCGGAGTTGAGATGTTTTCAGGCcaagctttttaaaaaaaaaatctatgttgAATATCAAGCAGTTTTTTTAATTGTGGTTTATTCATTAACTGTTTATCATTATAAAATTATATAGGTAATAGAGTTTTGATAAAAAACTAGTTTTAttttatgattaaaaaattaaatatgattatATAGTAATTAAATTCAAGTttctaatatatttaaaaaaaaattgtttgtgaatctcatatattaaaaaaaaaattatacatagaGTGGAAACATCGTTTATGTCCAAACTCATCCAAAGGATTGTCAACAAaatttcaaattgctttgttttaattttttctttaattttgctaatgtttataTTTATCCATATTGTAATAGAAAAGATTGTATATTCATGTCCTCTTCTTTTATGTTTTAGGCCTAATTTGATTAGGTTATATTTTATGTATTGATTAGTATATGTCCTGACATAATTTTACATCGAATTTCAATGATTTTATCCCAATCTCATTTCATCTCCATGCATCTCAAAGGTATGAACATAATGAATAATCTCCACCATTAGTTGGCATGATTTTTTCATAGTCCGCAAAGAATTGATATTATTACTTTTGATTTTAACAATGGATATTTATGAATCGTCAGTTTGATTTTAACTGAGTGTGACccaaaattttcattaaaaaaaaacacaattaaAACCAAAAGTAATCATATCAAATCTCCACCATTCATCATCCTAGATTACACCCACAAATGCATAATTCATGTAGGTCACTTGCATACATGCATATTTGAACCTAACAGTTTAAAATTGGATTTGATAATTTCATTCCTTTTTTACCATTATTATTCAATTAAAGTCTAATTTATTCCACATTACAACCTAGGTTAGTGTTTGTAAGGACTAATTTCACTTCATTTAAATTATCATGagataatcaaaataatatttacATGAAAATATAATAGAAAGATCATGTAACATCCTAGTAAGGGCATCATTAGCTTGCAACATCATTCTAGGTGTCCTACATACTTGCTTAATGTCTTTAATCCTCATTCATCGCCATTAATTTAGTCTACTTAATGCACTATCTAATAAGAACATAACCCTTGCTTACTAAGTTCCTATAAATGGTGTCTATAAATACCACCCTACTTGATTCATGTGGTACTAAAGAAGATTATGCactagtgtttttttttttttgatgaataataGGTCGTGGCCGAATAATtgtattaataaaatgaaaatacaTGAAAGTTTACAACCCAATTCAGTGTGGGAACTGGTAGGAAAGAATCGAgagaagaaaacctccagtcttgcCCAAGGAAAAATAATTCCTGGAAATAATCAGGTAATAGAATAAATGGCCAGATGCCAATACAGAAAATTACAATTGATAATCCCTATCGAGAACACCATACTCGTTCCATTGCTGATGGATGCATAATTTGACTACAATGGAGTCATATTCTGCTCATattgagatggtgttgttctgaGTAAGACATGATGAATACCTCCACCTGAATCCTATAGAGTTCAATTGCCAAAACAGAAACCACATTCTTCCTGCACATTGTTAGGCTAGTTTGAATTGAGAATTATGAGCAACTGTAACCCAAAATTGATAAATTCCCATGTTTTGTCTTAATACCAACATTTCCATAGATTTCCACTGTGAGAAAATACCCGAAGATTTCAAGACAAGATAGATCAATATACTCACAAACCTTCCTGACAAAAACTTACTGATGCATCGAAGATGAATCAAGGTAAGCAAGACCCAAAGCAAGATTTAGTTGCCAAATCTATGTATCCATAGCATAACCCAGTCTAGGGTCGTGATAGTCGTAGACAAATTTAGGAGACCTAGCCATGAAAAATTAATAAAGGAAGAGAGAATCCCAGCCTACATCTACCTACAAGAACGAGGATATAGACATGTTTGAATTGGAAATTTAATATAAATCATGCTTATAACCAACTCGGGTTAATTGTAGATTAATCATGATCTAATGATTGGGGGGTTAAATTTTAAATGTGTTTTCAATTAAttttattagacatgtgacttcatcgtTTCCTTATAGTAATATAGATGTGAATTCTTTATTTCTGGAAATCTTATTTGCAAATGATTTATGCGTTTGACTGCTTTCAGAAAAGATTGCCTATTTAGGATCTTGTGCTATAGTAGATACAATCAAGTTTAAATTTTGTTGCAATTTTGGTGAGTTGTCATTTGTCTTATGACGTATACCCTCTTAGTCAGGTGTCGTTGTATAAACCCtatggatgtgagccattgtgtgttatgtttccaaatggtcaatcctgggttagtgatggTGAATCCTTCACTAGTTGTATgccaggattagatatggctgtcagtttcgccatagagttctcatagagagacctttcctgttagtgtcctaggagagagagtggatttcgagtgggggccgcacccgaaatggttggcaggataacccctcgaaagtcagttaataagtgataacctaataattgattagggggtgggtagttattaatttaattaagatattgtacgtggtacatggttgagtgcttgtataggctcaaggtgttgtgggaaggcctggaatggcaaacctaccaccttgtcttcatgaaaggttggtagggtccgcatgatgcttagatggagcctggggtttgggagaggttactaggataacccaggatggggactgggacctatggagacctacctagggtaaccatcttaagccatgtaatgacactctctctttagggtcactagtgtctTGTGAGTTGATTCACTTGAGTtttgcggagtcatgtgtactgttgttctTGCCTTATTTcctgcttgagggtcttctgctatctcctagcacagtggggtggttccattatgggatcacatggtcgggtggtagtgccacttcccatcgtaTATCTTGGTCCTTACCTTCTTGCGAGGATCGGCTTCGCTGGTGGTTCTTGATTCATAAATCTTGTATCAGCTCATTTTCGAGATTATTGTATAGTtgtgaccatgtggtcattgtattattAAACTTTGTAACCTATGTTCTTAATTCATTCTATTGAAGCtatgtaatttatggaatgttgtaatttgaagttcaatggaatgtatgttattttagttatctttcatcttatgtataaatgaatcattggaagtatatatgttgtaactaTTTAAACCTATCTATTTGAAATCAGTTATGAATTTGAGTTAATTAATTGTTATTGtttttccctaatttagatggataattggattaacattgtgtTGTAGttcgaagtaatcttcattggtaaccctttaggatgtcattgttagacttccgcttgtgttattatatgTGCAatattataattaatgcactttatcttttaaaaaaaaattatttcaccctttagttgccttgtagcattgtattcctttagggtttctggcggggtattacacatatatataaaaaagCTTGCAATCATAACGATATAGATGATCAATTTTTACTTCAGATTTATATATAAAAGGTTTATACATTGAGATGCACCCATATCAGCAATGCAATGACCTTACACAATACAACAAGTAAGCAATAAATAAGAGATTTGAACCAGAGCAACCAAAGAAAGGATCAATGTTATTGGAATCAGTAAGGTAAAAATGAAGAAAGCATTCCGAGTTGTAGTCAAGGTCACAGTCAGAGTATCTTCTGTTAATAAACTATTCACAGAGCAATCATCTTCATTGGAAAAGGCACAAGGTCATATCACatacaaaaaagagaaaaatctaTTAGATTGAGTTTCTTATGTGCAAGAACAAGTTAAAATAGTCAAAAGAGCAGTGTTCATTTTGCCATGACAGTCATTACTAACATATTGTCCAATATAATAAGGAGCAGGCCCAGCCAATGAGAGTGTCATAGCAGCTCTACATAATGGTTTTAATAGTCAATATACAAAAATTAATGTCACAATGACACTAACCAGTAGGACCTTTCACAACCAACTTTGAGGTACAAATGGTGATCATCAGATACAAACCAGATTATCAACTATAAGAACAGTGAACTATACTTTTACAATTGTAAAAGAAAGTCTTGAAATGATCTAAAAAGATGATATCATTTCATATTCAAAGGGGCAGCCATTATCGTTAAACCACAACACAAAGACAATGATCATTATCAGCTCTAGACATCTTCAAAATAATCATATAATGCAATCTTAGGGCCACCAATACTAGCCAGCATAAGAGAAGCCAAAGAATTAGAGATAAGAAGATACAGTATCAGCTAAAGAAGGCGCTTAACTCAATAACCAATGCTTGCACTACCGAGACAAATGAAATGAAAGAATCTTGTTTTTTGGTCATCATCAATACAACAGTTACTGAGGTAATACATCATGGTAGAGTAGAGTTTAAAAAATAATCAGATCGAAGGATGGCATGATAACAGGGGTTTATTAAAATCACAGAGCAATCACTATCAAGAAATCATCAAAGCCAACATAAGGCACATCATGACGTTATGTATACACAGAGGACAATAAAACCCTACACagacaaatacatagaaaataatAGGACAACTAcactttttctttcaaagaaagcGGCTAAAAATAAAATATCTCATATCATGCACTGCGCTCAGAAGTCATGCAAAAATTGCTCAATGTTGGAGTCTCAGTAGCAACCACAATCCAATTGAAGACCTAGTTTCCATTTCCATAGTAGTGCATGGTGGCAGAACTCACTCCACAAATTGCAAAGTAAAATAATGCCATGTTTTTAGGGTTTTCCTATTTCTATTCACATGCcctaattttattttttagaaaaaggaaaatcactcatacaaacaatttcatggcc
This genomic stretch from Cryptomeria japonica chromosome 8, Sugi_1.0, whole genome shotgun sequence harbors:
- the LOC131043825 gene encoding receptor-like protein 7, coding for MEAMFAIITILCCFTSPAIACPFPERNLLLDFKAAVVDEYNTLTSWNGFNCCTWRGVSCNLRTGHVSRLDLSGFNLEGNISSSLFQLAREFYVSLESLSNLMSLEYLSLAEVNISVNKEWGEVVGSLSNLQQLSMSDCGLGGQIPNSLLNLTSLVHLDLSYNYLSAYIPAWIENVTGRLLSLDLSGNYNLGGDNSFIGQRKSSLSLTSIDLSRTAFKGRIPSAIGNALSLESLYLSYTGIEGEIPSAIGNVSSLKSLYLSDISIEGEFPVSILNLSKLVELDLSYNMLTGVIPPSVDSLSSLVSLDLSANELNGTIPSTISNLVNLRSLLLHSNSLSGLISLSVFDNLTSLDSLYLSYNQLTVNSDSTWIPQFKLSVLALGSCNLDRIPSFLVTQYDLEYLDLSDNSIQTNIPSWIWNLPSLYSLNLSCNQLTGSFPSRQTLAMYFDYLDLHNNSLEGSLPLPLFGAYLLDLSMNQFNGSIPSHIGAYLENARFLSLSRNNLSGAIPDSICTPYLEVLDLSKNTLSSVIPPHLTRNCSSLSVLDLAENHLEGKLPAEWGNITNMHTLKLNGNHLRGVIPSSISEGRSLQVLDLGNNDLEGTLPHWIGKLSQLHVLVLRSNHFHGSIPRLVIGLPNLQILDVSGNHLSGAIPSNLTNLLAMVNASQNNSNHLEDVRYTNKITISWKGWDVEFVKVLFILKCIDLSNNSLSGSIPFKMGSLQGLIALNLSRNHLSGRIPKTLGHMDQLESLDLSLNSVCNNSSGYGNCTSIERIGEAKNSDGEMIGWAVGLGLSYGLGFSVVIGVLTLNKRVRKRAFDLYDVVILAIDGCIRG